The following are encoded together in the Thermococcus sp. EP1 genome:
- a CDS encoding right-handed parallel beta-helix repeat-containing protein: MRRVTLFLVVILLWSIVPISAVSAVTDPNHNPIEIIGDESFTPENGVIGGSGTPEDPYIIANWVINASGSAFGIHIANTRAYFVIRNVTIYGGVQSILLENVSNAMIEASQMYNAEWDGIAIVASSGVTVYSTIIQDIGGSGIHGWDSTGLILEHNEVTNTEKGITLERSKAVVRYNNLTSNRETGTTIWETDGVEIYNNTISSNGWVGIFLYHSINIVIGNNTLSNNQGDGILLESTNETDILENVFSENQGAGVSIGASKDNIVSENTFESNNNGVTIGDSLNITIIDNSFLNSEYPAIEIHNSEGLIIQLNYVYATNHTGIWIWNATSITIENNTVLNSTYEGIWAQYMYNSTISNNDLQNNEYSGVTLVDSENSVISGNFLKNNKYSGVSLERTNSSSVINNTILNVTEGDGIYLWNATKNVIANNYIKGTGEDGVQLQYSPNNMIVENYIDHGDVSTAQGIDTHNSPYLQISENTITNANNGIYLFLNSHNSNITKNNIFNNGAGIVIEGLINITISENKVSNNSRQGIVVQSSREITLTNNFIEGSGYNGVEFYTVTNAIVMGNQFIHNNHGAFQADNSMNLYISDNRMEETNAGVVFRYNTQDSLVENNFIANNEKGFWIWEANNNTFVNNTVVNNAWTGVFIYNSTDNVFYLNHFENSQNVILENSIAQWYSPEPISYDYNGTTIIIPGTQFTNYLGNYWSDYMGRDTNGDGIGEEPYYIDSNNYDPYPISYMIKPVVLTDIAREITNTSAVFRGTLLDTGGSTSVEVWFEYGLSMDNLTQTTSHQVLLTEESFEIGVFDLVPNTTYYFRAVAKNEIGTAYGRILSFTTPLTGNYTVLQKGPASDLIRITLANSEGDGITKTAEGNLDIFLWSVSGNIIQSLPNETITKLKLVRTTTGYNDIELNPVHDDDSPYLVTVNNKTYFNPFAIREIRHALNFLLNRQYFVQEYLGGHGQPMFGGIRPSSGAGIYFEPVYNALGLTPEGNQNKALIMIEEAMQKASQDLAVQGYTLEKINGTWYFEGEPVIIKGVIRIEDHRKEIGLYVADMLEKAGLKVERLLWDRSTAGRIVYGTDPREYKWSFYTAGWVSTVNIKWPDVYTAWWYASWYGWLPGAVGWEIPREDLVTFGELVNEFGGPDATIAALQLKYYNTTEKLTELYNMTTEEITKLLVLRNLDFNNKTYTLEENNANQYWDLQKISMA; the protein is encoded by the coding sequence ATGAGAAGGGTGACTCTGTTTTTAGTTGTAATATTGCTCTGGTCTATAGTACCAATAAGTGCAGTATCTGCCGTTACAGATCCAAACCACAACCCAATAGAGATTATCGGGGATGAAAGCTTTACTCCCGAAAACGGTGTCATCGGTGGTAGTGGCACCCCAGAAGACCCATATATAATCGCGAATTGGGTGATTAATGCAAGTGGTTCGGCATTTGGGATACATATTGCTAATACAAGAGCATACTTTGTTATCAGAAATGTTACCATTTATGGGGGAGTTCAAAGTATCTTGCTAGAAAATGTCAGCAATGCAATGATTGAAGCCTCTCAAATGTATAATGCTGAGTGGGACGGGATTGCAATAGTTGCCTCTTCAGGAGTTACAGTATACAGTACAATAATCCAAGATATCGGAGGTTCAGGAATACACGGATGGGACTCCACAGGGCTTATTCTCGAGCATAATGAAGTGACTAATACCGAAAAAGGAATAACTTTAGAAAGAAGCAAAGCTGTAGTTAGATACAACAATTTGACTTCTAACAGAGAAACAGGAACTACAATTTGGGAGACAGATGGCGTAGAAATTTACAACAATACAATTTCCTCAAACGGATGGGTTGGAATATTCCTATATCACTCCATCAATATAGTGATAGGGAACAACACCCTTTCAAACAATCAAGGAGATGGCATCCTTCTAGAATCCACAAACGAAACAGATATACTTGAGAATGTGTTCTCCGAGAATCAAGGAGCTGGAGTTTCAATTGGGGCATCAAAAGATAACATAGTAAGTGAAAACACTTTCGAGAGCAATAATAATGGGGTAACTATTGGAGACTCTCTTAATATCACAATAATAGACAACAGCTTTTTAAACAGTGAGTACCCTGCTATTGAAATTCATAACTCTGAGGGCCTGATAATACAGCTTAATTATGTGTATGCAACAAATCATACAGGGATATGGATTTGGAATGCTACAAGCATTACTATAGAAAACAATACTGTATTGAACAGTACGTACGAGGGAATATGGGCCCAATACATGTACAATTCGACAATATCAAACAATGATCTGCAGAATAATGAATATAGCGGAGTTACATTAGTAGATTCAGAAAATAGTGTTATCTCAGGTAATTTCCTCAAGAATAATAAGTACAGTGGAGTCTCTTTGGAGAGGACCAATAGCAGTTCGGTGATCAATAACACTATACTTAATGTAACTGAAGGGGATGGAATCTACCTTTGGAATGCCACTAAAAACGTCATTGCTAACAATTACATTAAAGGGACAGGAGAAGATGGCGTTCAACTCCAATACTCCCCAAATAACATGATAGTTGAGAATTATATAGATCATGGGGATGTGAGCACTGCTCAGGGAATAGACACTCATAATTCCCCGTACCTCCAGATCTCTGAAAACACGATAACCAATGCAAATAATGGAATTTATCTCTTTCTAAACTCCCACAATAGTAACATCACTAAGAACAATATCTTCAATAATGGGGCTGGAATAGTGATAGAAGGACTGATTAACATAACTATCTCAGAAAACAAAGTATCAAACAACTCTCGCCAAGGTATTGTAGTTCAGAGTTCTAGAGAAATAACTCTTACTAACAACTTTATAGAAGGGAGTGGGTATAATGGTGTCGAGTTCTATACTGTCACAAATGCCATTGTGATGGGTAATCAATTTATACACAATAATCATGGAGCATTTCAGGCAGATAATTCCATGAACCTCTACATTTCAGACAACCGAATGGAAGAAACAAACGCTGGTGTTGTCTTCAGGTATAATACTCAAGATTCCTTGGTAGAGAACAACTTTATTGCTAATAACGAGAAAGGATTCTGGATTTGGGAAGCTAATAATAACACTTTCGTGAACAATACTGTGGTAAATAACGCTTGGACGGGAGTATTCATATATAACTCCACTGACAACGTATTTTACCTGAATCACTTTGAAAACTCCCAAAACGTTATCCTCGAGAATTCAATAGCTCAATGGTACTCTCCAGAGCCAATTTCATACGACTACAACGGCACTACCATAATAATCCCCGGAACTCAGTTCACAAACTATCTAGGAAACTACTGGAGTGACTACATGGGAAGGGACACTAATGGAGACGGTATTGGAGAGGAGCCATATTATATAGATTCAAACAATTATGACCCATATCCGATTTCATATATGATAAAGCCTGTAGTATTAACCGACATAGCTAGAGAGATAACGAATACCTCAGCCGTCTTTAGAGGTACACTTCTTGATACTGGAGGAAGCACCTCCGTAGAAGTGTGGTTTGAATATGGACTATCTATGGACAATTTGACCCAAACAACATCACATCAAGTGTTATTAACTGAAGAATCTTTCGAAATTGGAGTTTTTGATTTGGTGCCAAATACCACCTATTACTTCAGAGCAGTCGCAAAGAATGAAATAGGAACTGCATATGGAAGAATACTAAGCTTTACAACGCCACTAACAGGGAACTATACTGTCCTACAAAAAGGCCCAGCGAGTGATTTGATAAGAATCACTCTTGCAAATTCTGAGGGTGATGGAATTACTAAAACCGCAGAGGGGAATTTAGACATCTTCCTTTGGAGTGTAAGTGGAAATATCATCCAAAGTCTCCCCAATGAGACAATCACTAAGCTGAAGTTAGTTAGAACCACAACAGGCTATAATGATATTGAACTTAACCCAGTGCACGATGACGACAGCCCATATTTGGTTACTGTGAATAATAAGACTTATTTCAATCCATTTGCAATAAGAGAGATTAGACATGCATTAAACTTCCTCCTAAACAGGCAGTACTTTGTCCAAGAATACCTCGGTGGCCATGGACAACCAATGTTTGGAGGAATACGACCAAGCTCAGGGGCAGGTATATACTTTGAACCAGTTTATAATGCTCTAGGTCTAACTCCTGAAGGAAACCAGAACAAAGCATTAATAATGATTGAGGAGGCCATGCAGAAAGCATCTCAGGACTTAGCAGTGCAGGGATACACGCTAGAAAAAATCAACGGCACATGGTACTTCGAAGGCGAACCAGTTATAATAAAAGGAGTGATCAGAATAGAGGATCATAGAAAAGAAATCGGCCTTTACGTTGCAGACATGCTTGAAAAAGCAGGCCTCAAAGTTGAGAGACTCTTATGGGATAGGAGTACAGCAGGCCGCATAGTATATGGAACTGATCCAAGAGAGTATAAATGGAGCTTCTACACTGCTGGTTGGGTTTCTACAGTTAACATTAAGTGGCCTGATGTTTACACCGCATGGTGGTATGCAAGCTGGTACGGATGGCTCCCAGGTGCAGTAGGATGGGAAATACCAAGAGAAGACTTGGTGACCTTTGGTGAGCTTGTAAATG